The proteins below come from a single Peromyscus eremicus chromosome 22, PerEre_H2_v1, whole genome shotgun sequence genomic window:
- the LOC131897318 gene encoding DNA (cytosine-5)-methyltransferase 3A-like, with product MPSSGPGDTSSSALEREDDRKEGEEQEENRGKEERQEPSPTARKVGRPGRKRKHPPVESSDTPKDPAVTSKSQPMAQDSGSSDLLPNGDLEKRSEPQPEEGSPAAGQKGGTPAEGEGTETPPESSRAVENGCCTTKEGRGASAEEGKEQKQTNIESMKMEGSRGRLRGGLGWESSLRQRPMPRLTFQAGDPYYISKRKRDEWLARWKRESVQMWTASMERIDLGAGGSGGDRAALAAFW from the exons GAaggagaggaacaggaggagaatCGTGGCAAGGAGGAGCGCCAGGAGCCCAGCCCCACAGCCCGGAAGGTGGGGAGGCCTGGCCGGAAGCGCAAGCACCCACCG GTGGAAAGCAGTGACACCCCCAAGGACCCCGCCGTGACCAGCAAGTCTCAGCCCATGGCCCAGGACTCTGGCTCCTCAGATCTGTTACCCAATGGAGACTTGGAAAAGCGGAGTGAACCCCAACCTGAGGAGGGGAGCCCGGCTGCAGGGCAGAAGGGTGGGACCCCAGCTGAAGGAGAGGGCACTGAGACCCCGCCAGAATCCTCCCGAGCTGTGGAGAATGGCTGCTGTACCACCAAGGAAGGCCGCGGAGCCTCTGCAGAAGAGG GCAAAGAACAGAAGCAGACCAACATCGAATCCATGAAAATGGAG GGATCCCGGGGACGGCTGCGGGGTGGTCTGGGCTGGGAGTCCAGCCTCCGTCAGCGGCCCATGCCAAGACTCACCTTCCAGGCAGGGGACCCCTACTACATCAGCAAACGGAAACGGGACGAGTGGCTGGCACGTTGGAAGAGGGAG AGTGTCCAGATGTGGACAGCGTCCATGGAGAGAATTGACTTGGGTGCAGGGGGCAGCGGTGGAGACAGGGCAGCTTTGGCTGCATTTTGGTGA